A genomic stretch from Hemibagrus wyckioides isolate EC202008001 linkage group LG02, SWU_Hwy_1.0, whole genome shotgun sequence includes:
- the LOC131364403 gene encoding uncharacterized protein LOC131364403, protein MILGQCILLILISYSYGQSLTSSASVVKRPGESVTLSCTVSGFSMSSYYMHWIRQKPGQGLEWIGRIDTGTGTEFAQSLQGQFSITKDTSKNMLYLEVKSLKAEDTAVYYCARTGPVSAVVKRPGETVKISRKIHGFDMTEYYMHWIRQKPGKALEWLGRMDAGKNQTIYAESVKNQLTLTEDVSASMQYLEAKSLRTEDTAVYYCARETTVTGSEEAAVIKPDTHCN, encoded by the exons atgattttaggacagtgtattttactgatactgatttcat attcttatggacagtccctgacctcctcagcttctgtggtgaagagacctggagagtcGGTCACTCTTTCCTGTACTGTCTCTGGATTCTCAATGAGCAGCTACTACATGCACTGGATCCGTCAGAAACCAGGACAAGGACTGGAGTGGATCGGACGTATTGACACTGGCACTGGCACTGAATTCGCTCAGTCACTGCAgggccagttctccatcactaaagacaccagtaaaaacatgctgtacctagaagtgaagagtctgaaagctgaagacacggcagtttattactgtgcacga actggaccAGTCTCAGCTGTGGTAAAGAGACCTGGAGAAACTGTGAAGATCTCTCGTAAGATACATGGCTTTGATATGACTGAGTACTACATGCACTGGATACGACAGAAACCAGGGAAAGCTCTGGAATGGCTTGGCCGGATGGATGCTGGCAAAAATCAGACGATATATGCAGAATCTGTGAAGAACCAGCTCACCTTAACAGAAGACGTCTCAGCAAGCATGCAATATTTAGAGGCCAAGAGTCTGAGGACAgaggacactgcagtttattactgcgcccgAGAAACCACAGTGACTGGATCTGAGGAAGCAGCTGTAATAAAACCAGACACACATTGTAACTAA